One region of Scyliorhinus torazame isolate Kashiwa2021f unplaced genomic scaffold, sScyTor2.1 scaffold_1451, whole genome shotgun sequence genomic DNA includes:
- the LOC140407316 gene encoding lamin-A-like yields MLRRVESENRAQTVQEELDFQRNLYDEEIRDTKRRHESRLVEIDTGRLREYECKLTDALNDLRTQHEEQVRLYKDELEKTYCSKLQNAKMSAERNSNLIGAAHEELSSTRLRLDTLTTQLKQLQNQISVKEAKIQDLEAALQRERDTSRRLLNEKDREMADMQRRMQIQLDEYQELLDVKLALDMEINAYRKMLEGEEERLRLSPSPPPQVTVSRTSRSVHTSQTAQGKKRRLDELESEASSSSNTSLSQHATAKGRVVIDSIDLDGRFVRLKNKSNEDQPMGNWQVKRQIANRPAITYKFPPKFILRSGLAVTIWASDAGSPHNPPSDLVWRQQRSWGTGDNIRTSLVTSNNEEVAMRKVTRVALLNDEEDEDDSDGELRRRHVHQQV; encoded by the exons ATgttgcggagagtggagagcgagaacCGGGCACAGACTGTCCAGGAGGAGCTCGACTTCCAGAGGAACCTGTACGATGAG GAGATCCGTGACACCAAGCGACGCCACGAGTCGCGCCTGGTAGAGATTGACACCGGGCGCCTGCGGGAGTACGAGTGCAAGCTGACTGACGCCCTGAATGACCTGAGGACGCAGCACGAGGAACAAGTTCGACTCTACAAGGACGAGCTGGAAAAAACCTACTGTTCCAAG CTGCAGAATGCGAAGATGTCGGCCGAGCGGAACAGCAACCTGATCGGAGCTGCTCACGAGGAACTGTCATCGACCAGACTCCGGCTCgacaccctcaccacccagctgAAGCAGCTCCAGAACCAG ATCTCGGTGAAGGAGGCCAAGATCCAGGACCTGGAGGCGGCTCTGCAGCGTGAGCGGGACACGAGCCGGCGCCTGCTGAACGAGAAGGACCGCGAGATGGCGGACATGCAGCGACGGATGCAAATTCAACTGGATGAGTACCAGGAGCTGCTCGATGTCAAACTGGCCTTGGACATGGAGATTAACGCCTATCGCAAGATGCTGGAGGGTGAAGAGGAAAG GTTGAGACTGtcgcccagcccccctccccaggtGACCGTCTCCAGGACCAGCCGCAGCGTCCACACCTCCCAGACGGCTCAGGGTAAGAAGCGGAGACTGGACGAGCTGGAGAGCGAGGCTTCCAGCAGCAGTAACACCAGCCTGTCTCAGCACGCCACTGCCAAAGGTCGCGTGGTCATCGACTCCATCGACCTCGACGGCAGGTTCGTCCGACTGAAGAACAAATCCAATGAG GACCAGCCAATGGGTAACTGGCAGGTGAAGAGACAGATCGCCAATCGTCCAGCCATAACCTACAAGTTCCCCCCAAAGTTCATCCTTCGATCAGGCTTGGCCGTCACG ATCTGGGCCTCTGATGCCGGGAGCCCACATAACCCTCCCAGTGACCTCGTGTGGAGGCAGCAGaggagctgggggaccggagataaCATCAGGACCAGCCTGGTCACCAGCAACAATGAG